The sequence below is a genomic window from Coffea arabica cultivar ET-39 chromosome 4c, Coffea Arabica ET-39 HiFi, whole genome shotgun sequence.
ATCTAATAGAGACAAACTCTAAAATTGTGGACAAAATATCTTTAACAACGGGAGAAAAGGATGACCCAGCCTATAATGTGCTTCAAATGGAGTTATAATTCCAGAACAAGCTATGGACTTTGGTATCTGTGTGTCAAGAATGTAAAGACCTCCAGATTCATACCCTTTACCAATAATCTGTTTCATCGTAAGATCCTGAAACAAGCAATAGTCAGGAAAGAATTGGGCAGAACAATTGAAGGTACGGGTAATTTTACTCACAGAAATTAGATTAATGGACAATTTAGGCAAACTTAAGACAGATGACAATGAGTTAATGGAGTGGGGTTAACTGAGTCTGATCCAAAAATACGAGATTTTGACCCATCAGCTAAGGTAACTGTAGATGCAGATGTGTGTGactgaaaagtgaaaaatagaCTAGAATTACCTGTCATATGATCTGTGACACCAGAATCAATTATCCATTTGGAGAACGAGGACACAAGGCATGTGTTTGGTTTACCTGACTCAGCGATGGCAGTTACGGGAGTAGATGAAAACTTTAATGATTCTTGATATTGAAAAAATTTAGCAAATTCATTTGCAGAAATTGTAACAGACTTTTCATGGTTAATAGCATCATTGGTAGAAGCAATATGTGCGGATTGAGTTCTCTGGTTCCTGTACTGCAATTTCTTACAATCACGCTTCATATGGCCCGATTTTTGATAATAGTAACACACAACTACTTCTGCATTCTGCCCCCGAGTGTCAATTCCTTTACCACCACCTTTGTATTGCTGTTTTCCAAGACCAACAAGAGCACTGCTGGACTGAACAGACTGGGTATTCTCTGTGCAAAGCACCCTACTAAACACATCTTGCAAGGATGAGATCTCAGGACTGGAAAGAATATGAGATTTAGTAGCCTCAAATTCAGGTGAAAGACCAGCCAAAAAACTCATAATTGCCATCTGTTCTCGTTGAGTTTGCTGAACTTTCACATCAGAACTAAACGATAACAGCAGATTAATCTCCTCATAAGTTTTCTTAAAATCTATAAAATAAGTCATGATGGACTTATCTTGTTTCTCTGCACGATAAAAGGTTTGGCACACCTCATATATGCGAAAAATATTTCCTTTACCAGAATACAAAAATTCTAAATACTCAATTAACTCCTTAACAAATTCACAGTGATTAATTAAGCTAATTACCTCACTGTCAATAGAATTCCGTATTTGCAGGAATAATCTAGCATCTTCCCTTAGCCATGTCTGTCTTGAACTATCTTTTGGAGGATCATCAGTCAGATGATTGTCTTTATCAATGCTTCGCAGAAAAAGACGAACCGTTTTGCTCCAATCAAGATAGTTAGAATTGTTGAATTTGTGGTCCGTGATCTTAGACATCACAGGAACCACATCAGACGTAACAACAGATTTCGTTTCTGCCATGGGTTCAGAATtaatagaataaaaataaaaaaagatagaTCTGAACTCTTTAAAAGAAGAGTGAAGAATAGAACAGAGATGTGTCCTATACAGAACCAGATGAACCGAATGATGACTACTGAATTTTCTGGCAGCGGACGGAGACCCTAACCTTGATGGTAGGGCTTTGATACCatgaaactaagaaaaatggagagaaaatacTTTTCTTCATCTTATTAGGATTACacaacatacatatatatatacacaagtgtaacctaatttagatcctaaaatcatgctaatctaaatcaatctactacctaattaatacatgatactataatcatatgatacctaattaatacatgatactataatcatatctTTCCTAATATTAGATCACATATCTTCAACAAAGTACTAAATAAAACTTTgttccatttgaccaatttaagATTCTTAAATAAAATCTGCATGCGATAACTCAACAGGATGCATTTGAAACTCTATCTTGGTTGTCTTGaggagaaattccatttcttgtaGAATGTTTACTACTGAATTCTGGTTTGGAAATTGAGTTCTAAAGCTAGTGatatttcttgttcttttttggTTGGTCTAGGACGGGAAGAAAAGATGGTCATGGAAATTGAGTCATATAACTTGTAGAAACATTTCAATGTTGCTCCAGCTTGATTTTCCTTATAAAAAGATACATTCTTCCTCTTTCGTTGTCATAAAGTGGCTAAGATCTTGTTGATGATAGAAACATTAGATACTTATAATGTGACCATTTCTAGTATTGCAGTCATATAATGTTCTCTATCCTTCAAGAAGTGATCAGGTTTTATTAATGTTGATTGACTGAC
It includes:
- the LOC140004660 gene encoding uncharacterized protein, which codes for MAETKSVVTSDVVPVMSKITDHKFNNSNYLDWSKTVRLFLRSIDKDNHLTDDPPKDSSRQTWLREDARLFLQIRNSIDSEVISLINHCEFVKELIEYLEFLYSGKGNIFRIYEVCQTFYRAEKQDKSIMTYFIDFKKTYEEINLLLSFSSDVKVQQTQREQMAIMSFLAGLSPEFEATKSHILSSPEISSLQDVFSRVLCTENTQSVQSSSALVGLGKQQYKGGGKGIDTRGQNAEVVVCYYYQKSGHMKRDCKKLQYRNQRTQSAHIASTNDAINHEKSVTISANEFAKFFQYQESLKFSSTPVTAIAESGNSSLFFTFQSHTSASTVTLADGSKSRIFGSDSDLTMKQIIGKGYESGGLYILDTQIPKSIACSGIITPFEAHYRLGHPFLPLRRYIVSIDVTFLENTPFTPSSSHSCQEEDDDLLIYTVTSSRSSPAKPPITQVYSRRQKSPAACSEPVPSLLDPVSSDDLPIALRKGKRQCTYPVSSCVSYNHLLTSSCSFITSIDSISLPKTVHESLSHPGWRNAMIEEMNALDGNDTWNLVNLPARKKAIRSKWVFAVKFNHDGSVARLKARLVAKGYAQIYGEDYSDTFSPVAKLTSVRLFMSMAATHN